In the genome of Hydrogenophaga sp. PBL-H3, the window GGCGCGGCACTGGCCATTGTGGGAGGCGCCGGTGGTGCGGGTGAAGCTCGCTGGGCCTGGGGCTACATCCCGGCGCTGGCCTCGGCCTTCATGTGGGCGAGCTATTCGTTGATGACCAAGCGCGTGCGCGCCTTTCCCACCGCGGCCATCGGCAGCTTCGCCTTGCTGTCGGGCGTGCTCTCGCTGTTCTGCCACGCGCTGCTGGAGCCCGCCGTCTCGCTCTCGACCCAGGACATGCTGCTCATCGCCGTGCTGGGCCTGGGTCCGCTCGGTGGTGCATTCTTTCTGTGGGACGCCGCCCTCAAACGCGGCGACGCGCGCCAGATCGGTGTGCTGAGTTTTCTCACGCCGCTGCTCTCCACGCTGACACTGCTGTTGCTTCGGGGGGAGATGCCGAGTCCTGCGATCGGACTGGCGGCGCTGATGATCGTGGGTGCGGCGGTGATGGCCACGCGCCGCTGACGGACGACCCGCGCAGCGCAGCGCGGGGGCCAACGGATCAGTCGGTCATGAGCGCGGCGGGATCTTCCGCCGACAGCACGGTCTGGGCCCAGGTCTGCAGGCGGGTCGTGTCGCAGCGCAATATCTGCTGCTTGACCGCCAGGATCTGCGACGGGTGCATGGAGAAGCTGCGCAAGCCCAGGCCAAGCAGGAGGCGCGTCATGGCCACGTCGCCCGCCATTTCGCCGCACACGCTCACGCCCTTGCCCTGCGCGTGACATTGCGTGATGGTGCTGGCCAGCAGCTGCAGCACAGCGGGGTGCACCGGGTCGTACAGGTGAGACACGGCCTCGTCGGCGCGGTCGATGGCCAGCGTGTACTGGATCAGGTCGTTGGTGCCGATGGAGAGAAAGTCGAAGTGCTTGAGGAACAGCGGGATGGTGAGCGCCGCCGCCGGCACCTCGATCATGGCGCCCAGCTTCACCGCGCCATGGGTCACGCCGGCGGCCAGCAGCTGTTCGCGCGCACGGTGCACCAGCGCCAGCGTCTGGCGGATTTCGCTGGCGTGCGCGAGCATGGGAATGAGCAGGTGCACCGGGCCGTGCGCGGCTGCGCGCAAGATGGCGCGCAACTGCGCGAGAAACATGGCGGGGTCGGCCAGGCTCCAGCGGATGGCGCGCAGGCCCAGCGCCGGGTTGAGGTGGTCTTCGCCAGCGCGCGGGGCCACGCGGTCCAGCGGCTTGTCGGCGCCCACGTCCACGGTGCGGATGGTCACCGGCAGGCCCTGCATGCCCTCCACCGCGCGCTTGTAGGCCTGGTACTGCTCCTCCTCGTCGGGCAGCTTGCCATTGCGCCCCATGAACAGGAACTCGCTGCGGAACAGCCCCACGCCCACGGCACCGGCTTTGAGGGCGCCCACGGCGTCTTCGGGCTGTTCGATGTTGGCCAGCAGTTCGATCTTTTGTCCGTCGAGCGTGACGGCGGGCGTGTTCTTCAGGCGCGAGAGGCGCTCGCGCTCGACTTCACCCTGGCGCTGCTTGAAGCCGTATTCGGCCAACAGGATGGGTGAGGGATCGACCACCACCACGCCGGCATCGCCGTCGATGATGACCCAGTCGTCCTGCTCGATCAGCTGGCTGGCCGAACGCGCACCGACCACGGCAGGGATGTCCATGCTGCGCGCGACGATAGCGGTGTGGCTGGTCTTGCCACCCACGTCGGTGACGAAGCCGGCAAACACGCTTTGCTTGAACTGCAGCATGTCGGCCGGCGAGAGGTCGTGCGCGATCAGCACCAGCGGCACGTCGACCGCGCTGTCCTGCCCGGGGCGCGACTGGCCGGCACCCACGGGCGATGCCACGCCGCGCATCACGCGCAGGATGCGCTCGACCACCTGTTCCAGGTCGGCCTTGCGCTCGCGCAGGTAGGGGTCTTCCATCTCGTCAAACTGGCGCGCGATCACCTCCAGCTGCGTGGTGAGCGCCCATTCGGCGTTGTAGTGGCGCTCGACGATCCAGTGTTTCACGCCGCCGGTGAGCTGCTCGTCCTGCAACAGCATGAGGTGCACGTCGAGCAGGGCGGTGAGTTCGGGATGCGCATCCGAGGGACCCAGCTCATGCAGGCTCTGCTGCACCTTCAGGATTTCTGCGGCCACCTCGTTGCGCGCATGGCGCAGCCGCTCGATCTCGCCCTGAACCTGCTCGGCCTGCACGAAGTAGTGCGCCACATCGATCCGGCTCGACGCCACGATCACCGCCCGCCCGATGGCAATGCCCCGGGAGACGGCGAGACCGTGGACGGAGAAGCTCATTCGCCCTCGCCGAACTTGTCGTTGATGAGTGCAACGAGAGCGTCCATGGCCACCGCCTCGTCCGCCCCGATGGTCTCCACCTCGACGGTGCTGCCCAGACCCGCGGCCAACATCATCACGCCCATGATGCTTTTGGCATTGACGCGGCGATCACCCCGGGACATCCACACATCGCTGGCGAAGCTGCCCGCGAGTTTGGTGAGTTTGGCCGAGGCGCGTGCGTGCAGCCCGAGCTTATTGCTGATGGTCACGGTGGTCTTGATCATGGGTGGCTCGTCTGGCCTGGTTCTGCGGAGCGGTCACCGCCACCTGAATCACCCCCTGCGTGGCACCGATCATGGCGCGCGAGATCAGCGCGTCCAGCGACTCGTGGCGGTAAGACACGGTGCGCAGCAACATGGGCAGGTTCACGCCGGTGATCAACTTGGAGTTGATGCCGTCGATGAGTTTCTGCGCCACGTTGCATGGCGTGGCGCCGAACACGTCGGTCACCACCAGGGTTTGGGGCAGGTGCATCTGGCGCATGAGTGCGCGCGCCTGTGCCAGCGATTCTTCAGGCGGTACGTTGGGTTGGACATCCAGCGCCGAGACGGCCTCGGCGCTGTCGGGGAACACATGCATGACGCACTGGCGCAAGGCCGAAGCCAGAGGCGCGTGCGCGATGATGAGGATGCCGTTCATGAGCGCAGTTTAGCCGGCCTGGGTGCGCGGGCGGGCTCGCCAGGCACGCCAGAAAGCCAGGTAGGCGAACACGCAACACACGCCGAAGAAGGCCATGGCACCCCGGTAACGAACAGACTCGCTCCAACCGAACACCGTGAGCGCCTCGATCAGCAGGCCAATGCCCCACTGCACACCGAAGACCCCGGCGAAGATGGCCAGGTTGTACGCCGACAGGGCGCGCCCGGCGGCTTCGGGCGGCAACGCCAGCGCCACCGCCGGCTGCGACAGCGACACGAATGTGCTGGTCACGCAGAACAGGGCCCACAGCTCCCAGCCCGCGCCTGCGCCCAGCAGCACGATGGCGGCCAGCACAAGGAAGCTCGCGGGCAATCCCCAGGCGATCAGCCGCTCGGGCCGCAAGCCACGGCGCGCCAGGTGGGGGTTGACCACGCCCCAGAGCCAGAAGGTGCAGAGCATCGACAGGTTGATGCCGAACAGGCCAGCGGCTGCCTCCTGCGGGGTG includes:
- a CDS encoding DMT family transporter, which codes for MNANLLALGAIALWASLAALGVALSHVPPFLLTGLSLLIGSLIALPLSRFDFRQWRVPASTLALGVYGLFGYHFLLFIALRHAPPVQANLVNYLWPLGIVVMAPLFLPGMKLTGHHIFAALLGFAGAALAIVGGAGGAGEARWAWGYIPALASAFMWASYSLMTKRVRAFPTAAIGSFALLSGVLSLFCHALLEPAVSLSTQDMLLIAVLGLGPLGGAFFLWDAALKRGDARQIGVLSFLTPLLSTLTLLLLRGEMPSPAIGLAALMIVGAAVMATRR
- the ptsP gene encoding phosphoenolpyruvate--protein phosphotransferase, which codes for MSFSVHGLAVSRGIAIGRAVIVASSRIDVAHYFVQAEQVQGEIERLRHARNEVAAEILKVQQSLHELGPSDAHPELTALLDVHLMLLQDEQLTGGVKHWIVERHYNAEWALTTQLEVIARQFDEMEDPYLRERKADLEQVVERILRVMRGVASPVGAGQSRPGQDSAVDVPLVLIAHDLSPADMLQFKQSVFAGFVTDVGGKTSHTAIVARSMDIPAVVGARSASQLIEQDDWVIIDGDAGVVVVDPSPILLAEYGFKQRQGEVERERLSRLKNTPAVTLDGQKIELLANIEQPEDAVGALKAGAVGVGLFRSEFLFMGRNGKLPDEEEQYQAYKRAVEGMQGLPVTIRTVDVGADKPLDRVAPRAGEDHLNPALGLRAIRWSLADPAMFLAQLRAILRAAAHGPVHLLIPMLAHASEIRQTLALVHRAREQLLAAGVTHGAVKLGAMIEVPAAALTIPLFLKHFDFLSIGTNDLIQYTLAIDRADEAVSHLYDPVHPAVLQLLASTITQCHAQGKGVSVCGEMAGDVAMTRLLLGLGLRSFSMHPSQILAVKQQILRCDTTRLQTWAQTVLSAEDPAALMTD
- a CDS encoding HPr family phosphocarrier protein is translated as MIKTTVTISNKLGLHARASAKLTKLAGSFASDVWMSRGDRRVNAKSIMGVMMLAAGLGSTVEVETIGADEAVAMDALVALINDKFGEGE
- a CDS encoding PTS sugar transporter subunit IIA, which gives rise to MNGILIIAHAPLASALRQCVMHVFPDSAEAVSALDVQPNVPPEESLAQARALMRQMHLPQTLVVTDVFGATPCNVAQKLIDGINSKLITGVNLPMLLRTVSYRHESLDALISRAMIGATQGVIQVAVTAPQNQARRATHDQDHRDHQQ